The Eurosta solidaginis isolate ZX-2024a chromosome 4, ASM4086904v1, whole genome shotgun sequence genome includes a window with the following:
- the LOC137249251 gene encoding uncharacterized protein, whose product MSKVLEAIQSELGINDQDSHSSRFHSNATHQNLPASKQCTVIKRETVQLQDSDDLENIDEFPKYSADLQGELSEFIKNEYIEDDEPILENKAADTMYSTISVKNCKNSQYELREFIKYERVKDDKHNIEYSIYMHSTASGEHCADSQDNFIKNEYIDDENPNIEYSGVDTTHSITSKKNFKNLQGEFIKNEHIDSDNYTMHSIISVKNEEMAIDLEEQQITVTRARKSKMDNKKFLSEFIEMYKSLPSLWQVKSKDYCNRIKKNNDYATLIEKLKEVDPDATKDTVIKKISSLRAQYRRESKKKRDSLKSGAGAEDEYVPTLWCYDLLCFLKNQEPLEGVTTMKDENTNTFEEFTVRPSKRKVSEEDTLIKITCERLANSREPTEGDSLAQLWASQYSEMEASQKTIARKIISDVLFQGCLGALEFRHAIQIQNVFNPSQILTPNVIPQYPMRTSTQLNYAVPQHMQNYTIRVPTPLSSGSSINSSRMSPQVTQNVRIGEDTSSINSSSVENLQNFFASFETDE is encoded by the exons ATGTCAAAGGTATTGGAAGCAATTCAAAGCGAATTGGGAATCAACGACCAAGATTCACACTCGTCAAGGTTTCACTCTAACGCCACCCATCAAAATTTACCTGCTTCAAAACAATGTACAGTAATTAAGAGAGAAACGGTACAATTACAAGATTCTGACGATTTGGAAAACATCGACGAATTTCCGAAATATTCAGCAGATTTACAAGGAGAGTTAAGCGAATTTATTAAGAATGAGTACATTGAAGATGATGAACCAATCCTTGAAAATAAAGCTGCTGACACTATGTATTCAACAATCTCTGTGAAGAACTGTAAAAATTCACAATACGAGCTAAGAGAATTTATCAAATACGAGCGGGTTAAAGATGATAAACATAACATtgaatatagcatatatatgcATTCAACAGCTTCTGGAGAACACTGTGCGGATTCGCaagataattttattaaaaatgagtACATTGATGATGAGAACCCCAACATTGAATATAGTGGTGTTGACACAACGCATTCAATCACTTCtaagaaaaactttaaaaatttgcaagGCGAGTTTATCAAAAACGAACACATTGATAGCGATAATTACACTATGCATTCAATAATATCTGTGAAAAACGaagaaatggccatagatttggaAGAGCAACAAATAACTGTGAC acgtgctcggaaaagtaaaatggacaataaaaaatttctgagtgaatttattgaaatgtataaatctttgccatcattgtggcaagtaaaaagcaaagattattgtaatagaattaaaaagaataatgattatgcgactttaatcgaaaaattaaaagaagtagatcctgatgccacaaaggatacagttataaaaaaaataagtagtttgcgggcgcaataccggcgtgaatcaaaaaaaaagagagatagtttgaagtctggtgctggtGCTGAGGATGAATATGTTCCTACTCTTTGGTGCTATGATTTGCTATGCTTTTTGAAAAATCAAGAACCTTTGGAAGGCGTTACCACAATGAAGGAtgaaaatacaaacacatttgag GAATTCACTGTTCGACCAAGCAAAAGAAAAGTTTCTGAAGAAGATACACTTATTAAAATTACATGCGAGAGACTTGCCAACAGCCGCGAACCCACAGAAGGTGACTCCTTGGCTCAATTGTGGGCTTCGCAATATAGTGAAATGGAGGCCTCCCAGAAAACGATTGCGCGAAAAATCATATCAGATGTTTTATTTCAAGGTTGCTTGGGAGCATTGGAATTTAGACACGCGattcaaatccaaaatgtttttaaCCCAAGTCAAATATTAACACCAAATGTCATTCCGCAATACCCAATGCGCACGTCTACGCAACTTAACTACGCGGTGCCCCAACACATGCAGAATTATACAATAAGAGTTCCGACTCCTTTAAGTAGCGGCTCGTCCATAAACAGTAGTAGAATGTCACCTCAAGTCACACAAAACGTACGAATCGGTGAAGATACATCATCCATTAATTCGAGCTCGGTAGAAAActtacaaaatttctttgcatcgTTTGAAACggacgaataa